One segment of Pantoea sp. Lij88 DNA contains the following:
- the metB gene encoding cystathionine gamma-synthase, protein MTRKPATIAVRSGLNDDEQYGCVVPPIHLSTTYNFLDFNEPRAHDYSRRGNPTRDVVQRTLAELEGGAGAVLTNTGMSAIHLVTTVFLKPGDLLVAPHDCYGGSYRLFDSLSKRGAYRVKFVDQGNPVALQAALDENPKLVLIESPSNPLLRVVDISAICAAARAAGAISVVDNTFMSPALQNPLALGADLVIHSCTKYLNGHSDVVAGAVIAKDPQLATDLAWWANNIGVTGAAFDSYLLLRGIRTLSPRIAAAQRNALAIVEYLKQQKLVKKLYHPSLPENAGHEHAVRQQRGFGAMLSFEVDGDEALLRRFLKALRLFTLAESLGGVESLISHTATMTHAGMSAEARAAAGISDTLLRVSVGIEDHEDLIADLDNAFRVAAEG, encoded by the coding sequence ATGACGCGTAAACCGGCAACCATCGCAGTGCGCAGCGGTTTGAATGATGACGAGCAATATGGCTGCGTTGTCCCGCCAATTCATCTTTCAACAACCTATAACTTCCTGGATTTTAATGAGCCACGTGCGCATGACTATTCCCGTCGTGGTAACCCCACACGTGATGTCGTACAGCGTACCCTGGCCGAACTGGAAGGCGGAGCGGGCGCGGTATTAACCAATACCGGGATGTCGGCGATTCATCTGGTCACGACCGTGTTCCTGAAGCCTGGCGATCTGCTGGTTGCACCACACGACTGTTATGGCGGCAGCTATCGGCTGTTTGACAGCCTGAGCAAGCGCGGCGCGTATCGGGTGAAATTTGTCGATCAGGGCAATCCGGTAGCGCTGCAGGCGGCACTGGATGAAAACCCTAAACTGGTGCTGATTGAAAGCCCCAGCAATCCGCTGCTGCGCGTAGTGGATATCAGCGCGATTTGCGCCGCTGCCCGTGCGGCAGGCGCCATCAGCGTGGTGGACAACACCTTTATGAGTCCCGCGCTGCAGAACCCTCTGGCGCTGGGTGCCGATCTGGTGATCCACTCCTGCACCAAATACCTGAATGGCCACTCCGATGTGGTCGCGGGTGCCGTAATTGCCAAAGATCCGCAACTGGCGACCGACCTGGCCTGGTGGGCGAATAACATTGGTGTGACTGGTGCCGCGTTTGACAGCTATCTGCTGCTGCGCGGGATTCGCACGCTGTCGCCGCGCATTGCAGCCGCACAACGCAACGCACTTGCGATTGTTGAGTATCTGAAGCAGCAGAAGCTGGTGAAAAAGTTGTATCATCCCTCGCTGCCGGAAAACGCCGGACACGAACATGCCGTACGTCAGCAGCGCGGCTTTGGCGCCATGCTGAGTTTCGAGGTCGACGGTGATGAGGCGCTGCTGCGCCGCTTCCTGAAAGCGTTGCGGCTATTTACGCTGGCGGAATCGCTGGGCGGAGTAGAGAGTCTGATCTCCCATACCGCCACCATGACGCACGCGGGGATGTCGGCAGAAGCACGCGCGGCAGCGGGCATTTCCGATACGCTGCTACGTGTTTCTGTCGGTATTGAAGATCACGAAGATTTAATTGCCGATCTGGATAATGCATTCCGGGTCGCAGCCGAGGGTTAA
- the hslV gene encoding ATP-dependent protease subunit HslV — translation MTTIVSVRRNGQVVIGGDGQATLGNTVMKGNVKKVRRLYNDKVIAGFAGGTADAFTLFELFERKLEMHQGHLVKAAVELAKDWRTDRMLRRLEALLAVADESASLIISGNGDVIQPENDLIAIGSGGPFAQAAARALLENTAMGARDIVEKSLNIAGDICIYTNHNVNFEELTSKA, via the coding sequence GTGACAACAATAGTAAGTGTACGACGCAACGGCCAGGTAGTGATTGGCGGTGATGGCCAGGCTACGCTCGGCAATACCGTGATGAAAGGCAACGTTAAAAAAGTGCGTCGTTTATACAACGATAAGGTGATTGCCGGATTTGCTGGCGGCACCGCAGACGCCTTCACCCTCTTTGAACTTTTCGAACGTAAACTGGAAATGCACCAGGGCCACCTGGTAAAAGCCGCGGTGGAGCTGGCCAAAGACTGGCGTACCGACCGTATGCTGCGTCGCCTTGAAGCCTTACTGGCAGTCGCGGATGAGTCAGCCTCACTGATCATCAGCGGTAACGGTGACGTCATCCAGCCTGAAAACGATCTGATCGCCATCGGCTCCGGTGGGCCTTTCGCCCAGGCAGCGGCACGCGCGCTGCTGGAGAATACCGCAATGGGCGCACGCGACATCGTCGAGAAGTCGCTGAATATCGCGGGTGATATCTGCATCTACACTAACCACAACGTTAATTTCGAAGAATTAACGTCTAAGGCGTAA
- the cytR gene encoding DNA-binding transcriptional regulator CytR, translating into MEQNQQPPAATMKDVAEHAGVSTATVSRALMNPEKVSAATRHKVEQAVAAVGYAAHGPTRNARRNETRTILVIVPDICDPFFSEIIRGVEVTAAEEGYLVLIGDCAHQNQQERTFLNLMVTRQIDGMVLLGSQLPFDASVDEQRNLPPMVMANEFAPEMSLPTVHIDNLTAAFEAVNHLLQLGHTHIACIAGPEEMPLCQYRLQGYVQAMRRSGLTVDPTYIVRGDFTFEAGVAAMNQLMTLPQPPRALFCHSDIMALGAMNQARRCGLRIPEDLSVVGFDDIELSRYCEPPLTTVTQPRYQIGREAMLLLLDELNGKRVISGSRLLDAGLTIRGSTARAKKREK; encoded by the coding sequence TTGGAGCAGAATCAACAACCGCCCGCCGCCACGATGAAGGATGTCGCGGAACACGCGGGCGTCTCAACCGCCACCGTATCGCGTGCGCTGATGAATCCGGAAAAGGTCTCGGCGGCCACCCGCCATAAAGTCGAGCAGGCGGTTGCCGCCGTCGGCTATGCGGCACATGGCCCCACGCGTAATGCGCGTCGTAACGAGACGCGTACCATCCTGGTTATTGTCCCTGACATCTGCGATCCCTTCTTTAGTGAAATCATTCGTGGCGTCGAAGTCACGGCAGCTGAAGAGGGCTATCTGGTGCTGATCGGTGACTGCGCCCATCAGAATCAGCAGGAGAGAACCTTTCTCAATCTGATGGTGACGCGACAGATCGATGGCATGGTGCTGCTCGGCTCACAGTTGCCCTTTGATGCCAGCGTTGATGAGCAACGCAACTTACCGCCGATGGTAATGGCGAATGAGTTTGCGCCGGAAATGTCACTGCCCACGGTCCACATCGATAACCTGACTGCCGCGTTCGAAGCGGTGAATCATTTACTGCAGCTGGGTCACACGCATATCGCCTGTATCGCCGGGCCGGAAGAGATGCCGCTCTGCCAGTATCGTCTGCAGGGGTATGTCCAGGCGATGCGCCGCAGCGGGCTGACGGTCGATCCCACCTATATTGTGCGCGGTGACTTTACGTTTGAGGCAGGCGTTGCCGCCATGAATCAGTTGATGACGCTGCCGCAACCACCGCGCGCCCTGTTCTGCCATAGCGATATCATGGCGCTGGGAGCGATGAATCAGGCCAGACGCTGTGGATTGCGGATACCTGAAGATCTCTCAGTGGTGGGATTCGATGACATTGAGCTATCCCGTTACTGCGAGCCGCCACTGACTACGGTCACTCAGCCACGCTACCAGATAGGCCGGGAAGCGATGCTTCTGCTGCTGGATGAGCTAAATGGCAAACGCGTCATCAGCGGATCACGGCTGCTGGATGCCGGTTTAACCATTCGTGGCAGCACGGCGCGAGCAAAAAAGCGTGAAAAATAA
- the metJ gene encoding met regulon transcriptional regulator MetJ, with product MAEWNGEYISPYAEHGKKSEQVKKITVSIPLSVLKILTDERTRRQVNNLRHATNSELLCEAFLHAFTGQPLPDDVDLRKERSDEIPEEAKAIMRQMGVDPDTWEY from the coding sequence ATGGCTGAATGGAACGGCGAATATATCAGCCCGTACGCTGAGCACGGTAAGAAGAGCGAGCAGGTTAAGAAGATCACAGTATCTATCCCATTAAGCGTGCTGAAGATTTTAACGGATGAGCGTACCCGTCGTCAGGTGAACAACCTGCGTCACGCGACCAACAGCGAGCTGCTTTGCGAAGCCTTTTTACATGCCTTTACGGGCCAACCGCTGCCGGATGATGTCGACCTGCGCAAAGAGCGCAGTGATGAGATTCCGGAAGAAGCAAAAGCAATCATGCGCCAGATGGGTGTCGATCCGGATACCTGGGAGTATTGA
- the ftsN gene encoding cell division protein FtsN, with the protein MAQKDYVGRGRSTGTRRKKSPSRGKKSKGGSGTSKLMIVLAVAVLVTFAGGLWFLAHHKKEDVPVITDHKANGNGLPPKPEERWKYIKELENRQVTVPTPIEPSSGGEVKSQTQLTDEQRQLLEQMQADMRQQPTQLNEVPWNEQTPAQRQQTLQHQQQLQQLQRQQQQVQQQQQQQQQQQVQQQRQQLQAQQQQQRQQQLQQQQQRQQQQQLQQQQRQQRQQQQQQNVQRQSQPAPITREQEVESKPQETAKAKPAEKASSQRWMVQCGSFKGTDQAESVRAGLAFEGFESRITTGGGWNRVVIGPYKDRASADSTLKRLRSSGHSSCIPLSIGG; encoded by the coding sequence GTGGCACAAAAAGATTACGTAGGCCGCGGGCGTTCAACAGGGACGCGTCGCAAAAAAAGCCCCAGCCGTGGCAAGAAGAGCAAAGGCGGTTCGGGAACATCTAAATTGATGATTGTACTGGCGGTCGCAGTGTTGGTGACCTTTGCCGGTGGTTTATGGTTCCTGGCGCATCACAAGAAAGAAGACGTGCCGGTCATTACGGATCATAAAGCCAACGGCAATGGCTTACCGCCAAAGCCTGAAGAGCGCTGGAAATATATTAAAGAGCTGGAGAACCGTCAGGTCACCGTGCCGACCCCTATCGAACCCTCATCGGGTGGCGAAGTGAAGTCGCAGACACAGCTGACCGACGAGCAGCGCCAGTTGCTGGAGCAGATGCAGGCGGATATGCGTCAGCAGCCAACACAGCTCAACGAAGTGCCGTGGAACGAACAGACACCGGCACAACGTCAGCAGACGCTGCAGCATCAGCAGCAGTTGCAACAGCTGCAACGTCAGCAGCAGCAGGTTCAGCAGCAACAGCAGCAACAGCAGCAACAACAGGTCCAGCAGCAACGTCAGCAATTGCAGGCTCAGCAGCAACAGCAACGTCAGCAGCAGTTGCAACAACAGCAGCAGCGTCAGCAACAGCAGCAATTGCAACAACAGCAACGTCAGCAACGTCAGCAGCAGCAGCAGCAAAACGTACAGCGCCAGTCGCAACCTGCGCCGATAACGCGGGAGCAGGAAGTGGAGTCAAAACCGCAGGAGACCGCGAAGGCGAAACCGGCGGAGAAAGCCTCTTCGCAGCGCTGGATGGTGCAGTGTGGTTCGTTTAAAGGCACCGATCAGGCTGAATCGGTACGTGCGGGCTTAGCCTTTGAAGGCTTTGAAAGCCGCATTACTACCGGTGGCGGCTGGAATCGTGTGGTTATCGGTCCGTACAAAGATCGTGCATCCGCTGACAGCACCCTGAAACGTCTGCGCAGTTCCGGACACTCCAGCTGTATTCCGCTCTCCATCGGGGGTTGA
- the priA gene encoding primosomal protein N', protein MPVVQVALPVPLPRLFDYLPPQGTQPVIGGRVSVPFGNRRMIGIVVAFRDSSDLPEAQLKRVIEVLDSESLYPPSLWRILNWAASYYHSPQGEVLSHAIPVLLRQGKAAQDNPLWRWEITEQGRATAPESLKRAPKQQQALAALRQQPLYRHQVTEHDLTEATLQALRAKGLCELHEHQPQMHDWRTTYAVKGERLRLNTDQAMAVGAIRADDEHYAAWLLAGITGSGKTEVYLSVLENVLARGKQALVLVPEIGLTPQTIARFRERFDAPIDVLHSALNDSERLAVWLRARRGETAIVIGTRSALFTPLARPGVIIIDEEHDSSYKQQEGWRYQARDLAVFRAHEEDIPIVMGSATPALETLHNVRSGKYRQLDLTKRAGNARPALQQLIDLKGVQLIGGLAPGLIGKMRQHLQADNQVLLFLNRRGFSPALLCHDCGWIAECTRCDRYYTLHQHHRQLRCHHCESQRPLPDQCPQCGSTHLLPVGVGTEQLEQQLGTLFPGVPVSRIDRDTTSRKGALEQHLADVHRGGARILVGTQMLAKGHHFPDVTLVSLLDVDGALFSADFRAAERFAQLYTQVAGRAGRAGKQGEVLLQTHHPEHPLLQTLLHQGYSAFAQQALLERQAVHLPPWSRHALFRAEDMDNQQAAEFLQQLRNLLEASPLNDKAMWFMGPLPALQPKRSGRWRWQLLLQHPSRQRLQQLLSSSLPLVSTLPAARKVKWTLDIDPTES, encoded by the coding sequence ATGCCCGTAGTCCAGGTCGCCCTGCCCGTCCCCTTGCCCCGTCTGTTTGATTATCTGCCGCCCCAGGGCACGCAGCCGGTCATTGGCGGTCGCGTAAGTGTGCCCTTTGGCAATCGCAGGATGATCGGGATTGTGGTCGCCTTTCGTGACAGCAGCGATCTGCCGGAAGCACAACTCAAACGCGTGATCGAGGTGCTGGATAGTGAGTCACTCTATCCGCCCTCGCTGTGGCGCATCCTTAACTGGGCCGCCAGCTACTATCATTCGCCGCAGGGAGAAGTGCTGAGCCACGCGATTCCGGTGCTACTGCGCCAGGGCAAAGCGGCGCAGGACAATCCCCTGTGGCGCTGGGAAATCACCGAACAGGGCCGGGCAACTGCGCCGGAGAGTTTAAAGCGGGCCCCGAAACAGCAGCAGGCGCTGGCTGCACTGCGTCAGCAACCGCTTTATCGTCATCAGGTTACTGAACACGATCTGACGGAGGCGACGCTGCAGGCGCTGCGGGCTAAGGGATTATGCGAACTGCATGAACATCAGCCGCAGATGCACGACTGGCGTACCACTTATGCTGTGAAAGGCGAACGTCTGCGACTCAATACCGATCAGGCTATGGCCGTAGGCGCAATCCGGGCAGATGATGAACATTATGCTGCGTGGCTGCTGGCGGGCATCACCGGCTCCGGCAAAACCGAGGTTTATCTCAGCGTGCTGGAAAATGTGCTGGCGCGCGGTAAACAGGCGCTGGTGCTGGTGCCCGAGATTGGCTTAACCCCGCAGACTATCGCCCGCTTTCGCGAACGTTTTGATGCGCCCATCGATGTGCTGCACTCCGCCTTAAATGACAGTGAGCGGCTGGCGGTGTGGTTACGTGCCCGGCGCGGCGAAACGGCGATTGTGATTGGCACCCGATCGGCGCTGTTTACGCCGCTGGCCCGTCCTGGCGTCATCATTATTGATGAAGAGCACGACAGTTCCTACAAACAGCAGGAGGGCTGGCGCTATCAGGCGCGCGACCTGGCTGTCTTCCGTGCGCATGAAGAGGATATCCCGATTGTGATGGGATCCGCGACGCCCGCTCTGGAAACGCTGCACAATGTCCGCAGCGGCAAGTATCGCCAGCTCGACCTCACTAAGCGTGCCGGTAACGCCAGACCGGCGCTGCAACAGCTCATCGACTTAAAAGGCGTGCAGCTGATCGGCGGCCTGGCACCGGGCCTGATTGGTAAAATGCGCCAGCACCTGCAGGCCGATAATCAGGTGCTGCTGTTTCTTAACCGCCGCGGTTTTTCGCCCGCCCTGCTCTGTCACGACTGCGGCTGGATTGCCGAATGCACCCGCTGTGACCGCTACTACACACTGCATCAGCATCATCGCCAGCTACGCTGCCACCATTGCGAAAGCCAGCGTCCGCTGCCTGACCAATGCCCGCAATGTGGTTCCACCCATCTGCTGCCGGTGGGCGTCGGGACTGAACAGCTGGAGCAGCAGCTCGGCACACTCTTCCCTGGCGTGCCGGTGTCGCGAATCGATCGTGATACCACCAGCCGCAAAGGCGCGCTGGAGCAGCATCTGGCTGACGTCCATCGCGGCGGCGCACGTATCCTCGTCGGTACGCAGATGCTGGCCAAAGGCCACCACTTCCCCGATGTCACGCTGGTGTCGCTGCTGGATGTCGATGGTGCGCTGTTCTCAGCCGATTTTCGTGCGGCGGAACGCTTTGCTCAGCTCTATACCCAGGTCGCCGGGCGTGCTGGCCGTGCCGGCAAACAGGGCGAGGTGCTGCTGCAGACGCACCATCCGGAACATCCGCTACTGCAGACGCTGCTGCATCAGGGTTATTCGGCGTTTGCTCAGCAGGCACTGCTGGAGCGACAGGCGGTTCACCTGCCGCCCTGGAGCCGCCATGCGCTGTTCCGCGCGGAAGATATGGATAACCAGCAGGCGGCAGAATTCCTGCAGCAACTTCGCAACTTGCTGGAAGCGAGCCCGCTGAATGACAAGGCGATGTGGTTTATGGGTCCGTTGCCTGCCCTGCAGCCCAAACGCAGTGGACGCTGGCGCTGGCAGCTGCTGTTGCAGCATCCTTCCCGACAGCGTCTGCAACAGTTACTGAGCAGTTCATTGCCGCTGGTTTCCACGCTGCCCGCCGCGCGAAAAGTGAAATGGACGCTGGATATTGACCCGACCGAGAGCTGA
- the hslU gene encoding HslU--HslV peptidase ATPase subunit, which yields MSEMTPREIVSELNRFIIGQDSAKRAVAIALRNRWRRMQLDEELRHEVTPKNILMIGPTGVGKTEIARRLAKLANAPFIKVEATKFTEVGYVGKEVDSIIRDLTDSAIKMVRSQAIEKNKYRAEEMAEERILDVLIPPAKNNWGQSEQSAEPSAARQSFRKKLREGQLDDKEIEIDLAASSPGVEIMAPPGMEEMTSQLQSMFQNLGGQKQKARKLKIKEAMKLLIEEEAAKLVNPEELKQDAIDAVEQHGIVFIDEIDKICKRGGQNAGGPDVSREGVQRDLLPLVEGCTVSTKHGMVKTDHILFIASGAFQVASPSDLIPELQGRLPIRVELQALTVNDFQRILTEPNASITVQYKALMNTEGVNIEFTEEGIRRIAEAAWQVNETTENIGARRLHTVLERLMEDISYDASDRHGESVTIDADYVGKHLDELVADEDLSRFIL from the coding sequence ATGTCTGAGATGACTCCACGCGAAATCGTCAGCGAACTGAACCGCTTTATTATCGGCCAGGACAGCGCCAAGCGCGCCGTGGCTATTGCACTGCGCAACCGCTGGCGCCGCATGCAGCTCGACGAAGAGCTGCGCCATGAAGTGACCCCAAAAAACATCCTGATGATCGGTCCGACCGGTGTTGGTAAAACCGAGATCGCGCGTCGTCTGGCTAAGCTGGCCAATGCACCGTTCATCAAAGTAGAGGCGACAAAATTTACCGAAGTCGGTTATGTCGGTAAGGAAGTGGACTCTATCATTCGCGATCTGACGGATTCGGCCATTAAAATGGTGCGCAGTCAGGCGATTGAAAAGAACAAATATCGTGCTGAAGAGATGGCCGAAGAACGCATTCTTGATGTGCTGATTCCGCCAGCGAAAAACAACTGGGGCCAGTCAGAGCAGAGCGCTGAACCGTCTGCGGCTCGCCAGTCGTTCCGCAAGAAGCTGCGCGAAGGCCAGCTGGATGATAAAGAGATTGAGATCGATCTGGCTGCCAGCAGCCCAGGCGTCGAAATCATGGCCCCTCCGGGCATGGAAGAGATGACCAGCCAGCTGCAGTCGATGTTCCAGAACCTCGGCGGCCAGAAGCAGAAAGCCCGCAAGCTGAAGATCAAAGAAGCGATGAAGCTGCTGATCGAAGAAGAAGCGGCAAAACTGGTTAATCCGGAAGAGCTCAAGCAGGATGCGATTGATGCCGTTGAGCAGCACGGTATCGTGTTCATCGATGAGATCGACAAAATCTGTAAGCGCGGCGGCCAGAATGCCGGCGGCCCGGATGTCTCTCGCGAAGGCGTTCAGCGCGACCTGCTGCCGCTGGTGGAAGGCTGCACCGTCTCCACCAAGCATGGCATGGTCAAAACCGACCACATTCTGTTTATCGCCTCAGGCGCGTTCCAGGTTGCCAGCCCATCCGATCTGATTCCGGAACTGCAGGGTCGTCTGCCAATCCGTGTTGAGCTGCAGGCGCTGACCGTCAATGATTTCCAGCGCATCCTGACCGAGCCGAATGCCTCGATTACCGTGCAGTATAAAGCCCTGATGAATACCGAGGGTGTGAACATTGAGTTCACCGAAGAGGGGATTCGCCGGATCGCTGAAGCCGCATGGCAGGTTAACGAAACGACTGAAAACATCGGTGCGCGCCGTCTGCACACCGTGCTGGAGCGTCTGATGGAAGATATCTCGTATGACGCCAGCGATCGCCACGGTGAATCGGTGACCATCGATGCTGACTATGTGGGTAAACATCTGGATGAACTGGTGGCTGACGAAGA
- a CDS encoding bifunctional aspartate kinase/homoserine dehydrogenase II: MTISAGAGTPNIRQLHKFGGSSLADARCYQRVASIMADYSQPGDLMVVSAAGSTTNQLISWLKLSQNDRLSAHQVQQALRRYQSELISALLPAEIAEPLITAFIRDLEKLAALLDAPITDAVYAEVVGHGEAWSARLMSAVLSQRDLQACWLDAREFLRAERAAQPQVDEGKSWPLLQTLLAQHPHKRIVVTGFISRNDAGETVLLGRNGSDYSATQIGALAGVGRVTIWSDVAGVYSADPRKVSDACLLPLLRLDEASELARLAAPVLHTRTLQPVSGSDIDLQLRCSYQPEQGSTRIERVLASGTGARIVTSHDDVCLIEIQLPEQHDFAILHKEIDLLLKRAQLRPLAFGVHPDRQLLQLCYTSEVVNSAFTLLQDAGLPGHLQLRDGLALVALVGAGVTRNPLHTHRFWQQLKDQPVEFIWQSEEHISVVAVLRVGPTQHLIQGLHQSLFRAEKRIGLMLFGKGNIGSRWLELFARDQETLSARTGFEFVLAGVADSRRSLLSYDGLDASRALAFFDDEAVERDEESLFLWMRAHPFDDLVVLDVTASTPLAQQYLDFASHGFHVISANKVAGASDSQTWRQIRDAFTKTGRHWLYNATVGAGLPINYTVRDLRDSGDTILAISGIFSGTLSWLFLQFDGTVPFTELVDQAWQQGLTEPDPRADLSGQDVMRKLVILAREAGYNIEPDQVRVESLVPNNCQQGSVDHFFENGEELNEQMLQRLEAAQEMDLVLRYVARFDANGKARVGVEAVRPEHPLASLLPCDNVFAIESRWYRDNPLVIRGPGAGRDVTAGAIQSDINRLAQLL, encoded by the coding sequence ATGACGATTTCAGCAGGCGCGGGAACGCCGAACATCAGGCAGTTGCATAAGTTTGGCGGCAGCAGCCTGGCCGATGCGCGTTGCTATCAGCGCGTCGCCAGCATTATGGCGGACTACAGCCAGCCGGGCGATCTGATGGTGGTCTCTGCGGCAGGCTCAACCACTAACCAGCTGATTAGCTGGCTGAAGCTGAGCCAGAACGATCGCCTCTCTGCGCACCAGGTGCAACAGGCTTTACGGCGCTACCAGAGCGAGTTGATCAGTGCGCTGCTGCCTGCTGAGATCGCCGAACCTTTAATCACCGCGTTTATCCGCGATCTGGAAAAGCTCGCTGCCCTGCTGGATGCGCCGATCACCGATGCGGTGTATGCCGAAGTGGTCGGGCATGGTGAAGCCTGGTCTGCGCGGCTGATGTCAGCGGTACTGAGTCAGCGTGACCTGCAGGCCTGCTGGCTGGATGCGCGTGAGTTTCTGCGTGCAGAACGTGCCGCTCAGCCACAGGTGGATGAAGGTAAATCCTGGCCACTGCTGCAGACTTTGCTGGCGCAGCATCCGCATAAGCGCATCGTGGTAACCGGATTTATCAGCCGCAACGACGCCGGTGAAACCGTCCTGCTTGGCCGCAACGGCTCCGACTACTCCGCTACGCAGATTGGTGCGCTGGCGGGTGTCGGACGCGTGACCATCTGGAGCGATGTGGCGGGCGTTTACAGCGCCGATCCCCGCAAAGTTTCTGATGCCTGTCTGCTGCCGCTGTTAAGACTGGATGAAGCCAGTGAGCTGGCGCGCCTGGCGGCCCCTGTGCTGCATACGCGTACGCTGCAGCCGGTGTCCGGCAGCGATATCGACCTGCAACTGCGCTGCAGTTATCAGCCAGAGCAGGGTTCAACCCGTATTGAACGCGTGCTGGCCTCCGGGACGGGCGCGCGTATCGTGACCAGCCATGATGATGTTTGCCTGATTGAGATTCAGCTGCCAGAGCAGCATGACTTCGCCATCCTGCACAAAGAGATCGACCTGCTACTGAAGCGTGCGCAGCTGCGTCCGCTGGCGTTTGGTGTTCATCCTGACCGTCAGCTGCTGCAGCTCTGCTACACCTCCGAAGTGGTTAACAGCGCCTTTACGCTGCTACAGGATGCCGGTTTACCGGGCCATCTGCAGCTGCGCGACGGCCTGGCGCTGGTGGCGCTGGTGGGCGCTGGTGTCACCCGCAATCCGCTGCATACCCATCGCTTCTGGCAGCAGTTAAAAGATCAGCCGGTAGAGTTCATCTGGCAGTCAGAAGAGCACATCAGCGTGGTCGCGGTGCTGCGCGTCGGCCCGACTCAGCATCTGATTCAGGGACTGCATCAGTCGCTGTTCCGGGCAGAAAAACGCATCGGCCTGATGCTGTTTGGCAAAGGCAATATCGGCTCACGCTGGCTGGAGCTGTTTGCCCGCGATCAGGAAACACTGTCAGCGCGTACCGGTTTTGAATTTGTGCTGGCGGGCGTCGCGGACAGCCGCCGCAGCCTGCTGAGCTATGACGGGCTGGATGCCAGCCGGGCACTGGCCTTCTTTGATGATGAAGCCGTGGAACGTGATGAAGAGTCGCTGTTCCTGTGGATGCGTGCTCACCCCTTTGATGACCTGGTGGTGCTGGATGTCACCGCCAGCACACCGCTGGCGCAGCAGTATCTCGACTTCGCCAGCCACGGTTTTCACGTAATTAGCGCTAATAAGGTCGCGGGTGCGTCTGACAGCCAGACCTGGCGGCAGATTCGCGATGCCTTTACCAAAACCGGGCGTCACTGGCTCTATAACGCCACCGTGGGTGCAGGCCTGCCGATCAACTACACGGTGCGCGATCTGCGTGACAGCGGCGATACCATCCTGGCGATCAGTGGGATCTTCTCCGGAACGTTGTCCTGGCTGTTCCTGCAGTTTGATGGCACGGTGCCGTTTACCGAGCTGGTGGATCAGGCCTGGCAGCAGGGCTTAACCGAGCCCGATCCGCGTGCCGATCTCTCCGGTCAGGATGTCATGCGTAAGCTGGTGATCCTGGCGCGTGAGGCAGGCTACAACATCGAGCCGGATCAGGTGCGGGTTGAATCGCTGGTGCCGAACAACTGTCAGCAGGGCTCTGTGGACCACTTCTTTGAGAATGGCGAAGAGCTTAACGAGCAGATGCTGCAACGGCTGGAAGCCGCGCAGGAGATGGACCTGGTGCTGCGCTACGTTGCCCGTTTTGATGCCAACGGCAAGGCGCGCGTGGGTGTTGAAGCGGTGCGTCCGGAACATCCGCTGGCCTCGCTGCTGCCGTGCGACAACGTCTTTGCGATTGAGAGTCGCTGGTACCGCGATAATCCGCTGGTGATCCGGGGACCGGGTGCAGGGCGGGATGTCACCGCAGGCGCTATCCAGTCAGATATTAATCGCCTCGCACAACTGCTGTAA
- the rpmE gene encoding 50S ribosomal protein L31: MKQGIHPKYEAVTIKCTCGNEIHTRSTLTHELNLDVCGKCHPFYTGKQREVATGGRVDRFNKRFSVPGAKK; the protein is encoded by the coding sequence ATGAAACAAGGTATTCACCCGAAATACGAAGCAGTTACTATCAAATGTACCTGCGGCAACGAGATCCACACCCGTTCAACACTGACTCACGAGCTGAACCTGGACGTTTGTGGCAAATGCCACCCGTTCTATACCGGTAAGCAGCGTGAAGTGGCAACTGGTGGCCGTGTTGACCGCTTTAACAAGCGTTTCAGCGTGCCAGGCGCTAAAAAATAA